From the genome of Vulpes lagopus strain Blue_001 chromosome 2, ASM1834538v1, whole genome shotgun sequence, one region includes:
- the SYCN gene encoding syncollin isoform X1, which yields MSPLCPVLLALALAAVPGVRAACPAPADLKRPDGTRTCAKLYDKSDPYYENCCGGAELSLEPDTDLPFLPSNWANVASSLVVAPRCEITVWSVRGKAGKTRKFSTGAYPRLEEFRKGIFGDWSNTIASLYCRCY from the exons ATGTCGCCGCTGTGCCCCGTGctgctggccctggccctggcggCCGTCCCCGGCGTCCGGGCGGCCTGCCCCGCGCCCGCGGACCTCAAGAGGCCGGACGGGACGCGCACGTGCGCCAAGCTCTACGACAAGAGCGACCCCTACTACGAGAACTGCTGCGGCGGCGCCGAGCTGTCGCTGGAGCCCGACACCGacctgcccttcctgccctccaACTGGGCCAACGTCGCCTCGTCGCTCGTGGTGGCCCCGCGCTGCGAGATCACCGTGTGGTCCGTGCGCGGCAAGGCGGGCAAGACGCGCAAGTTCTCCACCGGCGCCTACCCGCGCCTCGAGGAGTTCCGCAAGGGCATCTTCGGCGACTGGTCCAACACCATCGCGTCCCTCTActgcag aTGTTACTGA
- the SYCN gene encoding syncollin isoform X2: MSPLCPVLLALALAAVPGVRAACPAPADLKRPDGTRTCAKLYDKSDPYYENCCGGAELSLEPDTDLPFLPSNWANVASSLVVAPRCEITVWSVRGKAGKTRKFSTGAYPRLEEFRKGIFGDWSNTIASLYCRCY; encoded by the coding sequence ATGTCGCCGCTGTGCCCCGTGctgctggccctggccctggcggCCGTCCCCGGCGTCCGGGCGGCCTGCCCCGCGCCCGCGGACCTCAAGAGGCCGGACGGGACGCGCACGTGCGCCAAGCTCTACGACAAGAGCGACCCCTACTACGAGAACTGCTGCGGCGGCGCCGAGCTGTCGCTGGAGCCCGACACCGacctgcccttcctgccctccaACTGGGCCAACGTCGCCTCGTCGCTCGTGGTGGCCCCGCGCTGCGAGATCACCGTGTGGTCCGTGCGCGGCAAGGCGGGCAAGACGCGCAAGTTCTCCACCGGCGCCTACCCGCGCCTCGAGGAGTTCCGCAAGGGCATCTTCGGCGACTGGTCCAACACCATCGCGTCCCTCTActgcag